From a single Lactococcus allomyrinae genomic region:
- a CDS encoding Nramp family divalent metal transporter encodes MRKFLRDKRHPALDFLRYVGPGLIVAVGFIDPGNWAANLAAGSQFGYKLLWVITLSTIMLAFLQHNVAHLGIVTGKCLSENATQYLKPVVSRIILGTAVLASISTAVAEILGGAIALEMLFKLPIPVGAVLTAGLVIWFLFSNSYSKIEKVIIGFVSLIGLALLFEIFIIPHIDWISAAKATIRPSISSASIPIIMSALGAVVMPHNLFLHSEVIQSRQWNLENEAVIQKQLKFEFFDTLFSMFLGWVINSAIIIIAAAVFFPKVVTEINQAQEMLTPLLGPASAIIFALAFLFAGIASSVTAGMAGGSIFAGIFSEPYDIHDPHSKLGVLITIVAATIAICVLSLVTTTFNILIYSQVFLSLQLPITIFLQIYLTSSKKVMGKYKNVWYTKMLLLLMGLLITVLNIILVMNTFS; translated from the coding sequence TTGAGAAAATTTTTACGAGATAAGCGACATCCAGCATTAGATTTTTTACGTTATGTTGGTCCAGGACTAATCGTTGCTGTTGGTTTCATTGACCCAGGGAATTGGGCGGCTAACCTTGCCGCAGGTTCACAGTTTGGCTACAAATTACTTTGGGTTATCACTTTATCGACCATAATGCTTGCTTTTCTTCAGCATAATGTTGCACATTTAGGCATTGTTACAGGGAAGTGTCTATCGGAAAATGCTACCCAATATTTGAAACCCGTGGTTAGTCGAATTATTTTGGGAACAGCAGTTTTGGCATCAATTTCTACGGCGGTAGCGGAAATACTAGGTGGAGCGATTGCTTTAGAGATGTTATTCAAGTTGCCGATTCCGGTGGGGGCGGTACTTACTGCTGGTCTTGTGATTTGGTTTCTTTTTAGTAATTCATATTCAAAAATCGAAAAAGTTATTATTGGCTTTGTTAGTCTGATTGGTCTTGCACTTCTTTTTGAAATTTTTATCATTCCACACATTGATTGGATATCTGCGGCAAAGGCAACCATTCGTCCTTCAATCAGCAGTGCTTCAATTCCTATTATCATGAGTGCTTTAGGAGCAGTTGTGATGCCGCATAATCTTTTTCTACACTCTGAGGTTATCCAAAGTCGTCAATGGAATTTGGAAAACGAAGCTGTGATTCAAAAGCAACTAAAATTTGAGTTTTTTGATACGCTTTTTTCAATGTTTTTGGGTTGGGTTATTAACAGTGCCATTATCATTATTGCTGCAGCGGTGTTTTTCCCCAAAGTTGTTACAGAAATCAATCAGGCTCAGGAAATGTTAACTCCTCTTTTAGGACCAGCTAGTGCCATTATTTTTGCTCTTGCTTTTCTTTTTGCTGGGATTGCCTCATCTGTGACTGCGGGTATGGCTGGAGGTTCAATTTTTGCTGGAATTTTCAGCGAACCCTATGATATTCATGATCCACATAGTAAATTAGGTGTGTTGATTACAATTGTTGCTGCGACAATCGCAATTTGTGTGCTTAGTCTAGTGACCACAACTTTTAATATTTTAATTTACTCTCAGGTTTTTTTAAGTCTCCAATTGCCAATTACCATATTTCTACAAATTTACCTCACTAGTTCAAAAAAAGTGATGGGCAAATATAAGAATGTATGGTACACAAAAATGTTACTTTTGTTGATGGGATTGCTTATTACAGTCCTTAATATCATTTTAGTGATGAATACATTTAGTTAA